A single region of the Amphiura filiformis chromosome 7, Afil_fr2py, whole genome shotgun sequence genome encodes:
- the LOC140157221 gene encoding inhibitor of growth protein 5-like, whose amino-acid sequence MVKIAQEQGTLTAGICASSKMATALYLEQYLDSIENLPFELQRNFTLMRDLDQRTQDLSKQIDDDAKEYLEKVKALSPEQRVDRLNKINSAFSKSREFGDDKVQLAMQTYEMVDKHIRRLDADLARFEQELKDRNIDQAAAAAAAASAEFDARTDKKKGRKSEKSGKKNKKGRLSDDETPKSKKKMKTISTPSVTPILTLPSVMNTPSDVLDMPVDPNEPTYCLCHQVSYGEMIGCDNPDCPIEWFHFACVGLTTKPKGKWFCPRCTQDKKKK is encoded by the exons ATGGTCAAAATTGCTCAGGAACAGGGAACCTTGACAGCGGGAATTTGCGCATCATCAAAAATGGCGACTGCATTGTATTTGGAACAGTACCTGGACA GTATTGAGAATTTGCCTTTTGAGCTTCAGAGGAATTTTACGTTGATGAGGGATTTGGACCAAAGAACACAAG ATTTAAGTAAACAAATTGATGATGATGCCAAGGAATACCTGGAGAAAGTGAAAGCCTTAAGTCCAGAGCAGAGAGTCGATAGATTAAATAAAATCAATTCAGCATTTTCTAAGAGCAGAGAATTTGGTGATGATAAAGTACAATTAGCTATGCAGACGTATGAAATG GTTGACAAGCACATACGAAGGTTAGATGCCGATTTAGCCAGGTTTGAACAGGAGCTAAAAGACAGGAACATAGACCAAGCTGCTGCGGCTGCTGCAGCTGCAAGCGCTGAATTTGATGCCAGGACTGATAAAA AAAAAGGTCGTAAAAGTGAAAAATCaggcaaaaagaataaaaaaggtcGCTTATCAGATGATGAAACACCTAAGTCCAAGAAAAAAATGAAGACTATTTCAACACC GTCAGTGACACCAATCTTGACGTTACCATCAGTTATGAATACGCCTTCAGATGTTCTGGACATGCCAGTTGATCCTAATGAACCCACATATTGTTTATGTCATCAAGTCTCCTATGGAGAAATGATAGGCTGTGATAATCCTGAT TGTCCTATTGAATGGTTCCATTTTGCCTGTGTAGGATTAACAACAAAACCAAAAGGAAAATG GTTTTGTCCAAGATGTACACAAGACAAGAAGAAGAAATGA